From the Telopea speciosissima isolate NSW1024214 ecotype Mountain lineage chromosome 9, Tspe_v1, whole genome shotgun sequence genome, the window gAGGCGTATATCCTTGATCGAGTCTACTACCgatttttccaacgatcctaggatatagagtgatgccttggaatccctcatgaggaacccttgcatctcttcatttgcctcaaaatcgttcgagTCGAgctgaggaggaacttgttcatctaaaaCTCGTGTACTGATCCTTCAACGAtcggagcaacttaatgctccgtaccaatcgacatagtttgtaccattaagtttgtattcgctaatgagtgttaacaggttggaattaacggcaaccatcgtatattaatctatacatgcacaagtaaataaccacatgctaattaatgaccattgaaaataataaattgagcacacacacatcaatggtctttcatgatttgggtttcctcataacccaaaagatgaattgatacctacaacccttgcatgcataacttacccgtcagagtcattatacacaccatggtagtgtggactaagccgtccgcctcatgggcttccaatatttttcgccacctgggtgtcatgtccagatcccgtacgacatacacccaagtcatgtacttacctatcgcattagttagaatcatggaatcatgaaagatggcccacgtcgcagtgccctctcactatccctaccctaacgtatctagatggaggtaaatatagataaatgcgtgacagaggtcctggcaatgtcctttCGGCTTATggggggtcatgtcacacattttctacatttatcttcaataggaggccatggacatgtctaccgattaagactagtccatatcatacatgtattgtgaataaagagggattaattaactctcacatacatggatagatttaaacaacataattaatcaacattaattaaaagtgcttatgggatggcggcatttttatcagaagcaattaaagaaccctcccaataaaaataaaactaataactttgggtgcatttatcatgccatggatgccacgcctcgatcatctcctccgcccgatcacgtcttcaaagtaggtgacttgcatctccataagctttgagcaccacatgtggatcaccatctacatgccctgggagtcctaactcctctaaaattacaatggaaacctagaaaaattctatacactttcctttccataataataaagaaaccccgcatggagaaaccaacccaccatttgggttgcccatggggtggagtacatttgtttataaaaaagaaagggggagagagagaaagagagagaagcatcacatccacccataaccccatgtatcacatacataaacaatccatccatttattagaatgtcattcccataatcacatcataatataatttcatgcatgggcattaaagcaagtaacctaaaaattaaaacatgaattccttcaattattgaaccaccacatcgcatgtgatatcatgtatccaagcacataaaattaaaatcgcattttaattgcaagtgggtaaagagggaatctcttcacccatcatcatcctccaaaaacaaaacaaaataataaaattctgttttgaaaaatctgttttttctttttttttttttgttaaactggagggaaaacaaggggggtgcatgcagcccacttgcgcaggctgcagcCACTctctgcgcagcccataggcacagggccAACAGACAGCAGCCTTGGGTGGAGGAGAGGAAGGCGGAagacaaagagaagaagatgctCATTTTATCTGGTAAGCCTCACCGTCACTGGAtcccttgaagaagataaaagTTGCAGAGAAGGAGGGTTTTGAGGAGATGAAgcgggaagaggaagagaaacgAGGGTTTTGAATCCATTCGGGTCAGGTTTTGTCGAGAGGGTAAGAGAGGAAGATGGGTAAATATGGGTTAAAATGAGATTTTGTCACTTTTGACCGTTGGATGTATTAAAGGCCATGTGTCTTCATCTTAAGGGGGTGCTGGACGGTCCAACTCCCGCCAcggcaggacaggagccaaatccatcCACCCTTTGAACAATAgccattttcaattttattccatttcattttaaaaaaaacagggACTTTCGAACATGTGGTTGCATATTTGATTCCATTTCACTAGCTTACTAGTGCCTCGGATCatgcatcatttttttttagcCTAAGAGGCTATAGGAGAGGATGAGTGGCGTTAAAATGGTCCAAGTGTTGAAGATGGAGAATACCCAACAATCACTTTGCACTTTGCATCTCCCCATTATAAAAACTGCAATACAGTTTTGTATTCTAGCTAAATCCGAAACTTAAAAATTTTCCTGGGTTTGAAGGAATTTGCACAACCAAATAGCCTGCCGACTGATGATAACATGCCAGTTGCTCCTAATGTTTGAAAAGGGGGACGTGATCGGGGGGGGGTTGCTTAGATATAACCAATATTTATGCCAATTGAAAGCAACTCCAAGTGCAAAAGGACGCAATTTTATTATATGTCACAGTTGCAATTCGTCAAAATTGTTATATCAGAGCCTTTAAAGGACCATCATAGAACATTTGCTGTTGTTGGGAAAATAATTCAACAAGAAGaaattttgggtttaagaaaCATTTCAGAAGGGCTGCagaaaaatcaaaagcattCCAACCTATAGTAATCCAAGAGCAGTGGTCCTCAAAAGAAGTCCTGCCCTGTAGTGTTCTCAAAATGAATATGCAAAATGAAAATCCCGTTTGGTGTCTGTTGAGCTATGAACTGTATAATCTCCAGATGACGAGCAAGTGCAAAGATAACTGACAATAAAGCAATAAGTAAACATCCATCTTGGAGTAAAAGGGAAAATGTGACGTGattaaagggaaaataaaaagaaccgAATTAAATTCTATGGAGTAATCCTCAATGGATCACGAGGGAAAAGCGATGTTTTGCGGATGTTGTTAAGAGCACAGAAGAGCATCACGACACGCTCCAACCCAGCTCCAAATCCTCCATGTGAGGGAGCACCATAACTATTGCAGACCGTGTTAGAAAATCATGTTTAAAGTACAAATAACATCATTTAATTTGTCAACCAGGAATTTAGGTAACGAGGAATTTCAATGAAACCATATGtgtgtatgtgagagagagagagagagagagagattgtgtgTGTGACCGTTGTAACTCTAACAGTGAATTCCAAAAAGTCCCACCAATTTTGGAGGGGGATTTTGAAGAGAAAGGGGTGGGAAAGAGAAATGAGCATAAGGAAAACTAGTTTGTTTTGATTGGAGGACATAATGGAAAATCAATAAATCAATGTGTCATAGCCAAGCATTGCCATAGAAAACATACCGGAATGAATCAATGTATGCTGTTATAGTCTTGACATCAATGCCGCATGCCTCTGCACGGGTAGTCAAAAGGTCTGGTATGTGAACACGCTGAGCACCAGAAATGATCTCCTCACCTGAAGGTTCATGACAAGAAAAATTAACCCAAAATATTAATCAGTGGACGTGTAAAAGGAGCAGAtagctttccttttttatttcaaaagaaaCATTAACAAAATTTGCAATTGCTTTGGCATGAGTAGACCAGCGGACGGTCAGACACATTTCTATGTTAAAGAATGCAATAGGAATATATAATCCATACTATTAAtgtgaatgataaaaatagtttgATAATTTTAGAAAAAACTATCCCTTTTCAGTACCACTTACCTCTCCTCGCACATCTCTCCCTTACCATGGAAAATGGGTTTCTCAAATCCACACCCAAACCCATGCCCCccaggaaaagaaaagagggggtGGGGAAGTTAGGGGGAGCTCGATCCCAAGTTCCACACTATCACCAGCTGGAGACTTCACCACCAGGCTAAAGGGTAAGGAAAGAAATACAGTGGAGTGATTGGACATGAAAGCAGCAGGTTCAATAATGGTCTTTAGGGGATGGGTACAGAAAAACGTTTAAAAGAATGAAGGATGAACGAAGTTCAAATTTTTAAAGGATGACACTACACTCAATATCAAAGCTGTAGAACAACAAAATCAATTTAAACTTTTTAGTGAAATTCCCAATACCTCGAATAAAGACATCAAACGAATTACTGTACGCCGGATCATCATAACATGGCATGGTGTAAAATGGTCGAACAGCCAAAGGATATCGATGAAGAATATAGAACTCGGTGCCATACCTATGTTAATAAGCAAAATCTGGTTAACCATCCATCATTCAACCATAACTTGTAGCTAAAAGGACAATAGGTAGACACAGATAGATTAGATACATCATACATAGATAGAGAGAGGGAATCACTTACTTATCACATACTAACTGACCCAGTTTTCTCTCGGCCTCGGTGTTTAGATCACCTAGAGGATCGACTTCTACACCAGCTTCCTGCGCAAAACAGCACAACCATATTACCATAATAGAGAAGAAATCATTGGGGCACAAAAAAGGGAAGTTGGTTGAGGAATTCAAACCAATACTTAGCACATGAGTGTGGCTGGTCTGACAATCCAGCAAAGAGAGGTCAACCTCAATTTatgtaaaacaaaaagaaacaaaattctaTCTCCATACCTTGAGCATCTGAACTCTTCTTGGAAAGTAAGGCGCAAAGTCTTTCTCAAGTACTGTTACATCAAAAAGGAAATCAGTACCAGAAGTATGTAATAACAACGAAGAAACCTTTCAAAACCTAGGTATGAATAAGCTTCAGATGTTAAAATGTATAAACCTTTAGAGGTTCAAACGGGTATTGCCTTCCAACAGCCTCAAGCTCCTTTTTGCAGTTCTCATTCAAATTGTCGAACATTGCAACAAATAAGCAATCCACAATGTCTATTACCTACGCAAACAAGTTCTGTTTCCTTAATTCCTTAATTACATGTACACAAAGTAAAACAGCCTGAAGTGGACAAATAGGAATCTCGATCAGTTCCAACCTTACCTCAAAATAGTGCTGCTTGATCTCCATCTCAACATCAAGACCTGTAAACTCACACAAATGTCTGTGTAAAAGAGTCCTCTGCCCTGAAAACAGGACCAACTTCGAAAACACGCCCAAAGTTACCGCAAATTGCCATTTGCTTGTGAAGCTGAGGTGACTGCGCAAGGCAAGCAGGTTGACCTTTATAGTCCAGTTTAAAAACAGCCGAACCACCTTCACTTGAACCTGCTATTAACTTCGGTGTGTGAATTTCAACAAATCCTTCAGATAACAAAAACTGCCGGAATATCTGCAACATGATGCATCTGGATTCAGCCAATATGTTTTTATTTACTAGACAAAACAAGGAgtataatacaaaaaaaaatttgagggaGTGGGATACAGGATGAGTCTAAAATAAGAAGAACTCAGTAGTTAAAAAAGAAAGTCTCAGACAAAGGATACCCTCCATATAAACACATGCAAGGAGAAGGTACCAACCATtagaccaacaaaaaaaaggtaattgcaaattctctctttctactAAAACAAAAGAATTAATCACTATCCTTCAAACCATCAGAAAGGGTCACTTTAAAGGACTATTTAAAATTGCTTACCAGGTATCAACATGCCAATCCTTGCAAACTCCAAAGAATCAACTTAAAAACATGCTAAGAAGCACCCTCAAGCATCAGGAGAATCCAAAGCTAGATGATCCTAGAATTCCATCCAGGATTCTAGGCAGCTAGTTCATCCACAACCAATACATGATTCAAGAAACCAGGCTCCACAATTGAAAACCCCCTTTTGTAAATAGGAAATCGTCCTCTCCACCTTAAAGAATAGAGCAATTATATTTTCACACAAAGTATTAAATCTCGTTTTGGAAGGCCATTTCGGCCGAAATTTCgtcaaaatattgtattttttctgagttttgcttggccatttgtgggTATAAAATGCTGAAATAACCAAGATTTCGacgaaacagtgcattttttagacTAAAATTACCGGGATTTCCGAAATTTTACAAACGAGATGACAGAAATTTCTGAAGCAGCTGATCCTCCTAATATAAACCCAAACAGTGTATTCCTTGACAATTATTAGTTGGATCCTCCTAATATAAACGCAAACCAATTAGTAAGGAGCTGATCCAATAATCCAATGTATCAAGCACATGGCGGTCCGAGTATGAATCCGATATGGATCCGAATATTCAATTCAAACCCATTCCACTCTGATTATGTAATATCTTACAATTGTTATCTACTCTCTCGTAAAGGAAAGAGGTCCAAGAAATATATTTTCACACCCCAACCCCCAAATAGCATACCAAGTCACACCAGAATTACAAAAAATGTTATCTacttcatgcttctctctctgGGCTgaggctgccttaggtgatgctccatcgaaccaacaaaaacttaccacatcatcagaccaagctgcctctcacagcagtcaaatcacacaaccttgctgggctggttttggagCTTATTCCTGcaggtacatatggacttgtgatctacatgaCACAATCTATGAAGCGCTGTGGAATTCAACCATCAGTTATCTCATAAGGAATAAGAATCAGGTCTCACAAAGTACCATCTCAAGGCATTTTGATGCAGGACAATTTCAACGGAttgacccaaacccatttgtgAACCCAGACCAAGATGAACCGGATCAGATTTGGCTCTTTTAAATTTAGTagtattttaggaatttattttatttagaaaaataatatcttttatttattttatcttattttaggaGATTGGGTAGATCACGTAGTATCTCTTTTGGGTAATTTTATATTTGATATATTTCCTAGGATAtttagttttccatttttagTTGGGTTTCTACTTTCAtgtaaggaagttttcttctttataagcATGTAATACAGTAGAGATTAGCAACGAATGCAAGAATGATTTCAGAATAAGAGTTGTGCGTGTGcacttccccccccctccctccccctgcttcttcttcttcttctttctcctctcaaggtttcttctcttcccctttctgaaattctgatttcttctcagatttcccctTTCCTAACCTGTCCCgcattatctggtatcagagccaaaccTGGCTCTACGACTCCCGGTAGCTCTCCATCTCCGTGGCCCATTTCCTTGCCACCCTCTTTGCATCCAGCACCCCA encodes:
- the LOC122641150 gene encoding LOW QUALITY PROTEIN: aspartate--tRNA ligase 2, cytoplasmic-like (The sequence of the model RefSeq protein was modified relative to this genomic sequence to represent the inferred CDS: inserted 3 bases in 2 codons), which translates into the protein MDSIELLNEDLKDKEVLIRGQVQTTKNIGFLVLRERGFTVQCVVDSKLVGKQMSKFATSLSRESYVDIEGIVSVPVDAIKCTSQQVEVQVRKLYCVGKAIPNLPINNEDAARSEVQIEKALQAGKQLVRVNQDTRLNYRVLDLRTPANQAIFRFQSQVATIFRQFLLSEGFVEIHTPKLIAGSSEGGSAVFKLDYKGQPACLAQSPQLHKQMAICGNFGRVFEVGPVFRAEDSFXHRHLCEFTGLDVEMEIKQHYFEVIDIVDCLFVAMFDNLNENCKKELEAVGRQYPFEPLKYLRKTLRLTFQEXVQMLKEAGVEVDPLGDLNTEAERKLGQLVCDKYGTEFYILHRYPLAVRPFYTMPCYDDPAYSNSFDVFIRGEEIISGAQRVHIPDLLTTRAEACGIDVKTITAYIDSFRYGAPSHGGFGAGLERVVMLFCALNNIRKTSLFPRDPLRITP